The Chloroherpetonaceae bacterium DNA segment CTCCAAGATTTCACGTCTCCCGCCTGACGCCTGACGTAAAGCCCGTGAAATGTGTAGCCTTTCTTATTTTGTCAGTTAATATAAGCATACTTGCCCTTGTCCAATTTGTAATACTGATGCGATCACATCTTCCCTAACTTTGTTATCGTATAATTTTTCAATAGCCCAACCAACCAAGTCAACTGCTGCTAAACATCCTGCTGCTGTTCCGATATTTCCGTGTATCACCAAATGTTTGTTGTCTAAAACCTCAACACCATAACTTTTCAAAGCCTCAAATGCAGTAGGATAAGTTGTTGCAGAAAGTCCTGTTAAATGTCCAAGTGCGGCAATAATTAATGCACCTGAACACATAGAACAAATAATTTGACTGTTGGGGTCAAGGTTGAACCGTTTTAAATAATTTTCGTCCTTGATAACATTTCTTGTCCCGGGTCCACTTCCAAAAAATACAATGTCCGCATCATTGCACTCTTCAATAAGTCCGTGAGTTTTCAGGTCAAGCCCGCACACAGATTTGTGGTATGTTTCTGTTCCAACAATTTTTACTTGAAACTCTTTGTAACGAATTTTAACTCGGTTAAGCAAGTCCCACGCTAAAAAAATATCAATGTCTGTGAACTTGTCAAATGTTACTAATACAGCTTTTTTCATTTTATAATTGTTTGTTTTGTTGTCGTCAAAAGGTTACACATAACGTTTTCGTGATTTGCGTTCGGGCGGGTTTTGCTTCGCTGATTTTCAATTCGGAGCAGAAATTTCCAAGTATATAACGACCAGACTAACGCAAAATCCTTATCAGTACTACTTTTTATCAAGATCTAAATAATAGAGCTTTGCAGCCTGCTCAATTTCATCATCAAACTCTGTATCATACTTAAAGGAATACAATATCCATTTATCATTTGGTTTATAAAATTCAAAGGTAAACCTCATTGGTTGTCTCTCGTATTTTACCAAATATGAATACAGCACAAAACTATCGGAAAACTGTTTTTTAGTTATTGGCTCATATCCGTAGTATTTTCCAACATAGTCAACAATAAAACCATTGAC contains these protein-coding regions:
- a CDS encoding DJ-1/PfpI family protein gives rise to the protein MKKAVLVTFDKFTDIDIFLAWDLLNRVKIRYKEFQVKIVGTETYHKSVCGLDLKTHGLIEECNDADIVFFGSGPGTRNVIKDENYLKRFNLDPNSQIICSMCSGALIIAALGHLTGLSATTYPTAFEALKSYGVEVLDNKHLVIHGNIGTAAGCLAAVDLVGWAIEKLYDNKVREDVIASVLQIGQGQVCLY